The following are encoded in a window of Acropora muricata isolate sample 2 chromosome 6, ASM3666990v1, whole genome shotgun sequence genomic DNA:
- the LOC136920496 gene encoding dynein axonemal light chain 4-like produces the protein MAENPEGGAAQESGGYDYKRLHSYPLIRYSDMNDEMRTEAMELCVTACEKFSANNEAAAKMIKESMDKKFGSSWHAVVGEGYGFELTHEVKNLLYMFFGGTVAVCVWKCS, from the exons ATGGCAGAAAATCCAGAGGGAGGTGCTGCACAGGAAAGCGGAGGATACGATTACAAACGTCTTCACAGCTATCCTCTAATTCGA TACTCGGACATGAATGACGAAATGCGTACTGAAGCGATGGAGCTTTGTGTCACCGCTTGTGAGAAGTTTTCCGCGAATAACGAG GCTGCAGCAAAGATGATAAAAGAAAGCATGGACAAAAAATTTGGCTCATCATGGCATGCTGTAGTTGGGGAAGGATATGGCTTTGAGCTTACACATGAAGTGAAAAATCTTctttacatgttttttggtgGAACTGTGGCAGTGTGTGTTTGGAAATGCTCTTGA
- the LOC136920491 gene encoding endonuclease V-like isoform X1, which translates to MLELEEEIETWKREQIELRKKVVTVDCVPWSEPDRDREFSALKLIGGVDISFPKGDTKHACACLVVLSFPELKIVYEDLRMVHLTFPYVREYLAFREVKFLVELISTMVKQKPNIFPQAILVDGNGMLHPRDFGIACHLGVVTDIPTVGVAKKLFHVDGIEHNSQHADQIRNELKVSGDSFPLQGSSGKIWGKALRSTQESVNPIYVSIGHKIGLETAVKLTHACCHYRVPEPIRQADIKSRAYLRQHYAEKLKSCSCVIKTNVSSQNAE; encoded by the exons atgttgGAATTGGAAGAAGAGATTGAAACTTGGAAAAG AGAACAAATTGAGCTCAGAAAGAAAGTTGTGACCGTGGATTGTGTCCCCTGGAGTGAACCAGACAGAGATCGTGAATTCAGTGCTCTGAAGCTTATTGGTGGTGTGGACATATCTTTTCCCAAGGGAGATACAAAACATGCTTGCGCCTGTTTAGTCGTGTTGAGTTTTCCAGAGCTTAAG attGTCTATGAGGACTTAAGGATGGTTCACTTGACATTTCCCTATGTGCGAGAATATTTGGCTTTTAGAGAAGTCAAATTTCTTGTTGAACTAATTTCAACAATGGTAAAGCAAAAACCAAATATCTTTCCTCAG GCCATATTGGTTGATGGAAATGGAATGCTCCATCCAAGAG ATTTTGGAATAGCTTGTCACCTTGGAGTTGTAACAGATATTCCCACAGTGGGTGTAGCCAAAAAACTCTTCCATGTGGATGGAATAGAACACAATTCTCAACATGCTGACCAG ATTAGAAATGAACTCAAGGTCAGTGGAGACAGTTTTCCTCTTCAAGGTTCTTCTGGTAAAATCTGGGGAAAG GCTCTACGAAGCACTCAAGAATCTGTCAACCCCATCTATGTTTCCATTGGACATAAGATAGGACTGGAAACTGCTGTGAAGTTAACACATGCCTGCTGTCATTATAGAGTACCAGAACCTATAAGACAA gCAGATATAAAATCTAGGGCATACCTTCGTCAGCATTATGCTGAAAAACTTAAAAGTTGTTCATGCGTGATAAAGACCAATGTTTCCTCACAGAATGCTGAATAA
- the LOC136920491 gene encoding endonuclease V-like isoform X2 produces the protein MLELEEEIETWKREQIELRKKVVTVDCVPWSEPDRDREFSALKLIGGVDISFPKGDTKHACACLVVLSFPELKIVYEDLRMVHLTFPYVREYLAFREVKFLVELISTMAILVDGNGMLHPRDFGIACHLGVVTDIPTVGVAKKLFHVDGIEHNSQHADQIRNELKVSGDSFPLQGSSGKIWGKALRSTQESVNPIYVSIGHKIGLETAVKLTHACCHYRVPEPIRQADIKSRAYLRQHYAEKLKSCSCVIKTNVSSQNAE, from the exons atgttgGAATTGGAAGAAGAGATTGAAACTTGGAAAAG AGAACAAATTGAGCTCAGAAAGAAAGTTGTGACCGTGGATTGTGTCCCCTGGAGTGAACCAGACAGAGATCGTGAATTCAGTGCTCTGAAGCTTATTGGTGGTGTGGACATATCTTTTCCCAAGGGAGATACAAAACATGCTTGCGCCTGTTTAGTCGTGTTGAGTTTTCCAGAGCTTAAG attGTCTATGAGGACTTAAGGATGGTTCACTTGACATTTCCCTATGTGCGAGAATATTTGGCTTTTAGAGAAGTCAAATTTCTTGTTGAACTAATTTCAACAATG GCCATATTGGTTGATGGAAATGGAATGCTCCATCCAAGAG ATTTTGGAATAGCTTGTCACCTTGGAGTTGTAACAGATATTCCCACAGTGGGTGTAGCCAAAAAACTCTTCCATGTGGATGGAATAGAACACAATTCTCAACATGCTGACCAG ATTAGAAATGAACTCAAGGTCAGTGGAGACAGTTTTCCTCTTCAAGGTTCTTCTGGTAAAATCTGGGGAAAG GCTCTACGAAGCACTCAAGAATCTGTCAACCCCATCTATGTTTCCATTGGACATAAGATAGGACTGGAAACTGCTGTGAAGTTAACACATGCCTGCTGTCATTATAGAGTACCAGAACCTATAAGACAA gCAGATATAAAATCTAGGGCATACCTTCGTCAGCATTATGCTGAAAAACTTAAAAGTTGTTCATGCGTGATAAAGACCAATGTTTCCTCACAGAATGCTGAATAA
- the LOC136920488 gene encoding PRAME family member 6-like produces the protein MIFPSLPTPFLTLPVITLCFLLDNMAFTSLVKLSISTIIHQHGSFVEKCELRALPESLLRELLLSSILRSRILFLRSLITIWPSQRLILRDVVEFDEPKAVLLAYCLQRASNNLKLVDIRGCKISPLGTTAFCKLAMNLPISDNDVSGMKILDMRTTPAIQQNTTAFPRQRSPPIVILFDGVFHLNNCYLAVQACRTRSIVDLKISHATIMAGIERNLVVALMDCLEPEVASGLDFTLNELSFAPRLKAIAQAILPLTNLTELNLSYNNFCYRESNLSNVLLNHLANICSKLTKLKKLDLSGNYIKAGVSIVLRAVNSSLTHLNLSGCGLKGNTLFEMSSSKSLVHLQHLILNGNGLARKFDPLSTFILKSARTLEYLSIDENSFETSHVTPLCHMVKQLPFLKTLSLCFNEFSLKDMLMFMETLPETRIIYKCRIPSS, from the exons ATGATCTTCCCCTCCCTCCCCACACCTTTCCTTACTCTACCCGTAATAACTTTGTGTTTTCTTCTCGACAACATGGCATTCACCTCTCTAGTGAAGTTGTCGATCTCAACCATAATCCATCAGCATGGATCATTCGTGGAAAAATGTGAATTAAGAGCACTCCCAGAAAGTCTTCTACGAGAGCTTTTACTGTCCTCTATTTTGCGATCACGAATTCTTTTCCTGAGAAGTCTGATTACGATCTGGCCCTCACAACGACTTATTTTACGTGACGTCGTGGAGTTTGACGAACCCAAAGCAGTTCTACTGGCGTACTGTTTGCAACGAGCTTCAAACAATTTAAAGCTTGTGGACATTAGGGGTTGTAAAATAA GTCCTCTTGGAACGACAGCATTTTGCAAGTTAGCTATGAATCTTCCCATTTCAGACAATGATGTATCAGGCATGAAAATTTTAGACATGCGAACTACCCCAGCTATTCAACAGAATACAACAGCATTTCCAAGACAGAGATCACCTCCGATAGTTATATTGTTTGATGGTGTCTTTCACCTCAACAATTGTTACCTTGCAGTTCAAGCATGTAGGACTCGATCTATAGTGGACTTGAAGATTTCCCATGCAACTATAATGGCAGGGATTGAAAGAAATCTTGTCGTTGCTCTTATGGACTGTTTAGAG cctGAGGTTGCCTCTGGTCTGGACTTCACATTAAATGAATTGTCATTTGCACCTAGATTGAAGGCCATAGCACAAGCTATTCTTCCTCTTACCAATCTGACAGAGCTGAATTTATCATACAACAATTTCTGCTATCGTGAATCAAATCTAAGTAATGTTTTGCTTAATCATCTTGCTAACATTTGCAGCAAACTTACAAAACTGAAGAAACTTGATTTGAGTGGCAATTATATTAAAGCCGGAGTAAGCATTGTTCTAAGAGCTGTGAACTCAAGTCTTACACATTTAAACCTTTCAGGTTGTGGTTTGAAAGGCAACACCCTTTTTGAAATGAGTTCATCCAAAAGCTTAGTTCACTTGCAGCATTTAATTCTTAATGGAAATGGACTGGCAAGAAAATTTGATCCACTGTCGACTTTTATTCTCAAATCAGCTAGGACTCTTGAATACTTGTCAATAGATGAAAATTCCTTTGAAACATCGCATGTGACCCCTCTTTGTCACATGGTAAAGCAACTTCCTTTCCTCAAAACATTGTCACTGTGTTTCAATGAATTTTCTCTTAAGGACATGTTAATGTTTATGGAAACCTTACCAGAAACAAGGATTATTTATAAGTGTAGGATACCCAGTTCATGA
- the LOC136920487 gene encoding uncharacterized protein — MQPSVCLFLTALVLVVFPCGLLCSLSGDFKVLIWKNGPVIVGETTSFHAVVVLNSKPEEGGTLETDKNVKCEFSWNVSSHSWIDRRTIDECHSSFNWRWTECRNHTVFVSVGIYYGRDVEQEENVSSRYKSYHVTNQTSVSVSVKEKQASVFSCHLAIKSFAGLKLPPDKPPYNLPKNSPVEFEVQFKDPQKLVTNVSTDWAFHSQKWNVLHYIVTEWPNGTMYLMFPEMGVYMAEVTVRATLKGNQKWSFVFVKKLIVKDPVSLKVQHKHLKHKDKTVRFNISCNGSFPVSCHWCVSKECNLPHGELCNSTLQHYNSCSLMVNHTFRSAGNYCVNIGLMNDVSATNTSFMVKIPDESPSPKERPFEGTKTITIVLVFAAIILLFAANIAVRKLVSSRRVKAAEKADFEFRDYDALSVSSGNTVCSSRFKLWSVQRSLETAPFCKESRLYTF, encoded by the exons ATGCAGCCTTcagtgtgtttgtttttgactGCTCTAGTTTTGGTCGTGTTTCCTTGTGGACTCCTCTGTAGCCTTTCTGGAGACTTCAAAGTGCTTATTTGGAAAAATGGTCCGGTAATTGTGGGAGAAACAACTTCGTTTCATGCCGTAGTGGTCCTGAATTCGAAACCCGAAGAAGGAGGGACGCTCGAAACGGACAAAAATGTGAAATGTGAATTTTCATGGAATGTCTCGTCTCACTCTTGGATAGATCGAAGGACGATCGATGAATGTCACAGTAGCTTTAATTGGCGCTGGACTGAATGTCGGAATCACACGGTTTTCGTGTCTGTTGGAATTTATTATGGCCGCGACGTCGAACAAGAGGAAAACGTTTCGTCCAGATACAAGTCATATCATGTAACGAACCAAACAAGCGTTTCAGTTtcagtgaaagaaaaacaag CCTCAGTTTTTTCCTGCCATTTGGCTATAAAAAGTTTTGCTGGCCTTAAGTTGCCACCAGATAAACCACCTTACAATCTTCCCAAGAACAGCCCTGTTGAATTTGAAGTGCAATTCAAGGATCCACAGAAACTGGTGACAAATGTGTCAACTGACTGGGCATTTCATTCTCAAAAATGGAATGTGCTACACTACATTGTAACAGAGTGGCCAAATGGAACTATGTATCTCATGTTCCCAGAGATGGGTGTATATATGGCGGAGGTGACAGTTAGAGCCACTTTGAAAGGGAACCAGAAGTGGTCATTTGTCTTTGTAAAGAAACTAATTGTAAAAG ATCCTGTTTCCCTTAAAGTGCAacacaaacatttgaaacataAGGACAAAACCGTCAGGTTCAACATCTCTTGCAATGGAAG CTTTCCTGTGTCTTGCCATTGGTGTGTTTCCAAGGAGTGCAATCTTCCTCATGGAGAATTATGTAACTCTACTTTACAGCATTATAATTCTTGTAGTTTGATGGTAAATCACACATTCCGTAGTGCTGGCAATTACTGTGTCAACATTGGACTGATGAATGATGTGAGTGCAACTAACACTTCTTTTATGGTCAAAATTCCAG atGAGAGTCCCAGTCCAAAAGAAAGGCCTTTTGAgggaacaaaaacaataactattgttCTGGTCTTTGCTGCGATCATTTTGTTGTTTGCAGCAAATATAGCAGTGCGTAAGTTAGTGTCTTCGAGGCGAGTGAAGGCTGCTGAAAAAGCTGACTTTGAGTTTAGAGATTATGACGCTCTGAGTGTTTCATCTGGTAACACTGTGTGTTCTTCAAGGTTTAAACTTTGGTCCGTCCAAAGGTCTTTGGAAACTGCTCCCTTTTGCAAAGAATCTCGATTGTATACATTCTAA